The nucleotide sequence CATTCCCGGCTGCCATGAATTGCAGCCGGCCGGACCGAACCGCTACCGCGCGGACGTGACGGTCGGCGTGGGTCTGGTGAAGGCACGCTACGCGGCCGAGATCGCGCTTTCGGAGCTCGAGCCGCCGCATCGCCTGCGGCTGTCCGGCTCGGGGATCTCCCCCTTGGGCACGGCGCGCGGCAGCGGCAGCGTGGAGCTCGAGCCCCAGGGCTCGGGCACGCTCTTGCGCTACGACTACCAGGCGGAGGTCAGCGGCAAGGTGGCCGCGGTGGGAGGACGCATGCTGGAAGGCGCCGCCAGGATCGTGCTGGCGCAGCTCTTCGAGAAATTGGGCAGCCAGGCGGGCGGCCAGCCGGCGTCGGTGCCGGCGTCCGTGCCGGCCTGGCGGCGCCTGCTGCGTTGGCTGGGGATCTCCAAATGAAACCTCCCGTCTTCGATTACCGCCGTTGCGATACCGTCGACGAAGCGCTTGCCCTGCTGGACGAGTACGGCGAAGACGCCCGCGTGCTGGCGGGAGGCCAATCACTCATGGCCGTGTTGAACATGCGGCTGGCGCAGCCCCGGGTACTGGTCGATATTTCGCGCGTGAAGAGTCTGGCCTACGCGCGTCCCGGGAACGGCTTCCTGGCGATCGGGGCATCGGCCACGCAGGCATCCGTCGAATGGCGCGCCACGCTGGCCGACGAAGTGCCCTTGCTGGCGCTGGCTTTTCCCAAGATCTCGCATTTCCAGATCCGCAACCGGGGCACCGTATGCGGCTCGGTGGCGCACGCCGATCCCAGCGCGGAGTTGCCCCTGGCGCTGGCGGCCTTGGGTGGCAAGGTCGGGCTGCGGTCGCGCAAGGGGCGCCGGGAGCTGGAGGCCGAAGCCTTCTTCCAAGGCATGCTGACCACCGCCCGCCGCCATGACGAACTGGTGGAGGACGTGCACTACCCGCTGCACCGCCCAGGGACCCGCTACGCCTTTGCCGAGGTCAGCCGCAGGCACGGGGATTTCGCCATCGTCGCCTGCGCCGCGGTGGCCAGCGAGCGCGAGATACGCCTGGCCGTTGGCGGGGTGGCGGATCGACCCCGTGTGTTGACCTTGCCGCGCCTGCCGTCAGGCGAGCTGGCGGCGGCCATCAACGATTTCGCCTGGCAGCTGGACGCCCAGGACGATCCGCATGCCAGCGCCGTGTATCGCCGCCACCTGGTGCGCAACCTGGGGCGGCGGGTGATCGAGGAGGCTACCCGATGAAAGTTCTGGACCGGGGACAGCGCGAATACATCGTCATCTCCCTGAACGGCAAGCGACGCACGGGTGCATGCGACAACCGCACGCTGCTGGCGGATTTCATCCGCCACGAACTGGGCGCGACGGGGACCCACGTCGGCTGCGAACACGGCGTGTGCGGCGCCTGCACCGTGCAGGTCGAGGGCGTGGCCGTGCGGTCATGCATGATGCTGGCCGTGCAGGCCGAAGGCCTGCGGGTGGACACCGTGGAAGGACTGGCGCGGGACCAGGAAGCCGAAACCGGCATGAGCGACCTGCAGGCGGCCTTCAAGCGCCACCACGCGCTGCAATGCGGATTCTGCACCGCCGGGATCCTGATGACTTGCAAGGACTTCCTGTCCCGCGTGCCCGACCCGACCGAACAGCAGGTCAGGGAAACCTTGTCGGGACATCTGTGCCGGTGCACCGGCTACACCAATATTGTCCACGCGGTGCTGGAGACCGCGCGCGAACGGCTTATCAAGAAGAACCCTGGCGGAGACGAAGCAGATGCTTGATTTGGGACGTACCTTCCTGCAAAGCGTCGAGCGCAGCCCGGCAGCCGCGGCAATCGTCGACGGCGCCGTGCGTCGCAGCTACGGAGAATGGTATGAAGACGTGCGCGCCGCCGCCGCCGGATTGGCTGGCCTGGGCCTGCGGCGCGGCGATCATCTGATGATGGTGCTGCGCAATCGCTGGGAAATGGCCACCCTGCACTGGGCTTGCCAGTTCCTGGGCGTGATCGCGACGCCGCTGAACTGGCGCGCCAAGGGCGATGAGATCGAGTACTGCGTGCGCGATTCGGGCGCCCGCGCGATCGCCTACGAAGGCGTAAGCGCAGAGGCGGTCGGGCTATCGCCCGCCGCGCGCGCGCTGCCCGGCATCGTGGTGGGCGACGATGCCGGCGGCGGCGAGCGTCCGGGCCTGGCGTTCGCCGAATGGTTGCGTGGCGGGGCCGCGGCCCCCGGTACGCTTGCGCCCCGGGCGAGCGCCGAGGATATATCGCTCATGCTGTACACCTCGGGGACCACCGGCAAACCCAAGGGCGTCCCGCGGCGGCACCGCCACGAGCGCGCGGCCGCGCTGGCGCACGTCGCGCAGAACACCTACCGGGCCGGCGAGCGCACGCTGGGCGTCATGCCGCTCTATCACACCATGGGGGTGCGTTCGCTGCTGTCCATGGCGCTGGTCGACGGCCTGTTCGTCTGCATTCCCAAGTACGACCCCGCGGCGGTGCTGCGCGCCATCCAGGACGAAGCCATTTCCACGCTGTACCTGGTGCCGACGCTGTACCACGACATCCTGGGGCACGAAGACTTTGCACGCACGGATATTTCGTCGGTGAAGAAGATCGGCTTCGCCGGGGCGCCCATGCATGATGCGCTGCTCCAACGGCTGGACGCCGCTTTCCGGCCCACCTTGTTCGCCAATCACTACGGGTCGTCGGAGGTCTACACCTGCGCGATCAACCAGGACGCGCCACGCAAGCCCGGCTGCGCGGGCCGTGCCGGCATCAATACGCGGATCCGCGTCGTGCGGCTGGATGGGGCGCCGTCGCGCGCATCCGGGCCGGACGACCTGGCGCAACCGGGCGAAGAAGGCCAGATTATCGCCGACCTGGCCGGCGACGAGGCATTCGAGGGCTATTGGAATCGCCCGGATGCGGACGCCAAGGCGCTGCGCGGCGGCTGGTACTTCACGGGAGACACCGGCTACATCGATCCCGACGGCGACCTGTACGTGACGGGCCGGGTCGACGACATGATCATTTCAGGCGGAGAGAACATATCGCCCGTGGAGATCGAATCGCTTCTGTCCCTGCACCCCGCGGTCGACGAAGTGGCCGTGGTGGGATTGCCCGACGAGCGCTGGGGCCAACGGGTCGTCGCCTTCGTCAAGCGCCGCCAGCCGGTCGACGCCCAGGCGCTGGACGACCATTGCCGGCAGTCCGACCTGGTCAATTTCAAGCGCCCGCGCGACTACGTCTTTGTGCAAGGCATTCCCAAATCGCCGGTCGGCAAGATCCTGCGCCGCTGTCTGGTGGCCGGGGAGTTCGAGCGGGATCCTTCCTGATCCCCGAACCGGACCGCAAACTATCATCCAGGAGAGTATCCGTGTCTACCTTGAAGCATCCGGCCCATCACCTGCTCGCCGATCTCGACGGCTTCCGTGTCGAGATCGACGAATCCCGGCAACGCGCCGACATCGTGCTCGCGCGCCCGCCGTTCAATATCATCTCGATGCCGCAGCGCGACCAGTTGCGCCTGGTGTTCGAAGCGCTGGACGAAGACGACGCCGTGCGCGTCATCGTGCTGCGCGCCGAGGGTGACAATTTCTCCAGCGGAGGGGATATCAAGGGATTCCTGGCCGCCTCGCCGGAGCATGTTTCCAGGCTGGCCTGGAATATCGCCGCGCCGGCCCGCTGCAGCAAGCCGGTGATCGCGGCCAATCGCGGCTACTGCTTTGGCGTGGGCTTCGAGATTTCGCTGGCTTGCGATTTCCGCATCGCTTCGGAAACCACGCTCTATGCCTTGCCTGAGCAGAAACTGGGCCAGATCCCCGGGTCCGGCGGCTCGGCCCGCCTGCAGAAGATGGTCGGCATCACGCGCACCAAGGACGTCGTCATGCGTTCGCGCCGCATCCCGGGCAAGCAGGCCTATGACTGGGGCATCGCCACGGAGTGCGTGCCCGACGCGGAGCTGGAAGCCGCCACCGACCGCCTGGTCGAGGAACTGGTCGGTTTCTCGCCGCTCGCGCAGCGCACGGCCAAGAAACTGTTGAACGACACGGAGGATTCCACGCTGTCGGTGGCCATCGAGCTGGAGGGGCATTGCTACAGCCGCCTGCGCAGCTCCGACGATTTCCGCGAAGGCGTGCAGGCTTTCCACGGGAAGCGGGCGCCGGTTTTCAAGGGCAGTTGAGGCGCGCCGCCCCGTACGGGCGGCATTACTACAGAGCGCAGGACCGACCGGCGTGCCGCCAGGCCGCCGGCCTGCGTATAACGACAAGGAGACACCGCATGAATACCACGCAACGCAAGCTTCCCGTGCATCTGGCCGCGGCCATGCTGCTGGCCCTGGGTACCCAGGGCGCGCTGGCGCAAGACTCGCAGCCGATACGCCTGGGCGTCGTCACCCCGCTGTCCGGCACCTACGCGCCCATCGGCGCGCAGGTAAAGATGGGGCTGGACCTGGCCTTGGCCGAGATCAACGCGGCCGGCGGCATCCTGGGCCGCAAGGTGGAATTGCTGTACGAAGACGAAGAGGCCAATCCCCAGGTGGCCGTGCAGAAAGCCGAGAAGCTGTTCCAGCAAAGCAAGGTCGATTTCCTGACGGGCACGGTGAATTCCGGGTCGACGCTGGCGGTGGGCCAGGTGGCCGAGCGCAACAACAAGCTGATCGCCACCACCGTGTCCTTCTCCGACGCCATCACGGGCGATAAGTGCTCGCCCAATGTGTTCCGGGTGAACGCGAAGGCGGGCCAGCAATCGGTGGCGCTGGCCGCTTGGCTGGCCAAGGAGAAGCCGGGCGCCTCGCTCTTCCTGCTGGGGCCGGACTACGAAATGGGCCGCAGCACGGTAGCGGCGTTCAAGGCCGCCGCCGAACAGCGCGGCATCAAGCCGGTGGGCGACCTGTTCGCGCCGCTCGACAGCAAGGACTATTCGAGCTATTTCGGCCAGATTCGCGCCGCCCGGCCGCAGGTTTTCTATACGTCGACGGCGGGCAACGATACCGTGCGCCTGTTCAGCCAGATGAGCGAATACGGCATGAACAAGAACCTGACGATGGTCGGCGTCTCCGGCGCGGTCACGGCGCAGAACATCAAAGCCATCGGCAAAAACGCGGAAGGCTTCGTCACCGGCGTCGGCTACTCGCCGGAGATCGACACGCCCGAGAACAAGCAGTTCGTCGAGAAGTTCAAGAGCGCGAACAAGGTCCTGCCCGATCTGTATGGCGCGGATTCCTACGGCGTCCTGTACTTCTACAAGGCCGCCGTCGAGAAGGCGCAGAGCACCGACACCGCCAAGGTGCGCAAGGCCATGGAGGGGCTGGAATGGGATACCCCGCAAGGCCGCAAGACGATGCGGGCGGCGGATCACCAGGCGATCCAGGACATGTACGTGGTGCGCATCCAGAACGGCGATTTCACCATAGTCAGCAAGGTCGACGGCAAGGACGCCATCGATGCCAGCGTTTGCAAGCGCTGGTAGGCCCGATTCGTAAGGGATGCCATGAACGCCTTGTTCGAAAGCCTGCAGTTCGTCTACGCCCCGCAGGTCGTCAACGGCCTGTCGCTGGGCGTGGCCGTGATATTGATGGCGCTGGGACTGACCATCATCTTCGGCCTGCTCGATGTCATCAATATGGCGCACGGCGAGTTCTACGCGCTGGGCGCCTACCTTGGCATGTCGCTGCTGGCGATAGGCGTGGACTTCTGGGCCGCGCTGGTGCTGGTGCCGCTGGTGATGCTGCCTATCGGCTACCTGACCGAGCGCGCGCTGATCCAGCGCGTGTTCCACCACAAGGACCGCCATATCCTGACCTTGCTGCTGACCTTCGGCATGGCCATCGTGCTGGAGGACCTGTTCAAGCTGGCCTACGGCCCCAACCCGCTGCGCCCGGATGCGCCCATCGCAGGCGCGACCGAGTTGTTCGGCATGATCTTCCCGACCTACCGCCTGTTCCTGATGGCGGTGGGCGTGGCGATCGTGGGGGCTGTCTGGTGGGTCGTCTACCGCACCCGCCTGGGCGCCATGGTGCGGGCCGCTGCCTACGACCGCCACATGGCGGCCTCGCTGGGCATTCCGGTGCTGCGCGTCTATGCGGCCACGTTCGCTTTCGGCGTCGCGCTCGCCGGGCTGGCGGGCGTGCTGCTGGCGCCGGTGTATTCGGTGTTTCCGACCATGGGCAAGGATTTCATCCTGATGGCGTTTTCGGTGGTCATCGTCGGCGGGCTGGGCAGCATCAAGGGGGCGATCATCGCCGGCTTGCTCCTGACCCAGGTCCAGGCGCTGTCCAGCCTGTATATCTCGCCGGTGTGGTCGGATCCCCTGTTGTTCGGAATCATGGTGCTCGTACTGATGTTCCGTCCGCAGGGTCTGTTCGGGAGGCTGGGCCATGGCTGATACGATCGCGTTGCCGCGCGCGGCCAACCAGCGTACGCGCATGCGTCCCGGGCTGGCCATGGCGTTCGTGGCCTTGGCCCTGGCCGGCGGCCTGGCGGGCTGGCTGACGGACAATGTTTTCTATTTGCGGCTGGCGACCGAAGCGCTGATCTTCGGCGGCCTGGCCATGGCGGTCGATCTGCTGCTGGGTATCGCCGGCCTGCTGTCACTGGGCCAGGCGCTCTTCTTCGGCTTCGGCGCCTATCTGGCCGGGTTGCTGCTGCGCGATGCGGCCTTTTCCTTCTGGCCCATGCTGGGCGTGGTGGCGGCCAGTGGCGCGCTGGCGGGCCTGGTGGCCGGCGTCATCGCCATCCGGGCGCGTGGGGTGTATTTCGCCCTTATCACTTTCGGCCTGGCCCAGATAGCGGCCAAGGCCGTCTACAACATCCAGGCGCTGGGTGCTTCCGACGGCCTGATGGGCGTGCCCGTGGTCGCCGTCGGCATGGGCCCGTGGGACATTCCGGCGTCGGATCCGCTGGGCTTCTTCCTCGTCGTCCTGGCCATCGTCATGATCATGTACGGCGTGCTGAGCTACCTGCTGAATACCCCCTTCGGCCGCAACATGCAGGCGCTGCGCGCGAATCCTCAGCGCCTTTCGTTCCTGGGCTTCGATCCCTGGCGCTACAAGCTGGCGGCATTCGTGATCGCCGCCGTGCTGGCGGCCGTGGCCGGAGCGCTGTACCCCGTATTGCGCGGTTTCGCCTCGCCGGAACTGCTGTACTTCCAGACCTCCGGCAACGCCGTCATTACCGTGGTCCTGGGCGGGGTAGGAAGCTTGATCGGCGCGCTGTACGGCAGCGTCATCCTCTTTGGCCTGAAGTCCATCATCGGCACCTATACCGAACATCACCTCATCGTGATCGGCCTGTTGTTCATGATCGCGGTCATCTTCTTTCCCGCCGGATTGGTGGGGGCATTGCGGAGGCGCAAGTGAGCACGACGGACCGAACGGCCGCCACCGGCGGCCCCATCCTGCAGGTCGACCGCCTGAGCGTGCGTTTCGGCGCGCTGCGCGCGGTGGACGACGTATCGCTGCAAGTCGCGCGCGGCGGTATCACTTCGCTGATCGGCCCCAATGGCGCGGGCAAGAGCACCTTGTTCAATCTCATCAGCGGCGCCTTGCGGCCGACGGCCGGCACCGTGGCGTTCGACGGCCGCGACGTCACCGCCTGGACGCCTCATGCACTGCTGCGCGCCGGGCTCGCGCGCTCGTTCCAGATCACCAATTTGTTCTTCGAGTTGCCGGTGGCCGAGAATCTGCGGCTCGCCGCGCAGGTGCTGGACGGCGGGTGGAACGGGCTGCGTCCGCTGTCGGCCTCGCGCACCGCGCAGGCCAGGGTGGAGGAGCTGCTGGAGGAATTCGGGCTGCAAGCCAAGGCCGCCGATCCCGCCGGCGCGCTGTCGCACGGCGAGCAGCGGCGCCTGGAGATCGCGGTAGCCCTGGCGTGCAAACCCAGGCTGCTGCTGCTGGACGAACCCACCCAGGGCATGTCCCATGGCGACACACAGGAAACCGCCGCGCTGATCAAGCGCCTGGCCGGCGACCTGACCATTCTGCTGGTCGAGCACGACGTCGGGCTGGTCATGGACGTCTCCGACCATGTCATCGTGCTGGCGCAGGGCCGCAAGCTGGCCGAAGGGCGGCCGTCGGACGTCCGCGCCGATCCCGCGGTCCAGGCCGCTTATTTCGGGGAGGCCGCGCATGCTTGAACTGCGCGACGTACATGTGCATTACGGGCTTAGCCACGTCCTGCAGGGCTTGACGCTGGAGGTGGGCCCGGGCGAAGTGGTGGGCCTGTTCGGCCGCAACGGCGTGGGCAAGACCACGACGGTCAAGACGGTGGCGGGCTGGACCGCGCCCAGCGGCGGCGACATCCGGTTCCGGGGCGCCTCGCTGGCCGGCCTGCCGTCCGACAGGATCTGCCGGCGCGGCATCGGCCTGGTGCCCGAAGACCGGCGTATCTTTCCTGGCCTGACCACCGAGGAAAACCTTGCCATGGGCTTCATGCAGTGCGCCCGGCTGGGCCGCACCGAAGCGCGCGCCCGGCTCGCTCGCATCTATGAGCGATTCCCGCGGCTGGCCGAGCGGCGGGCCCAGCCCGGCACCACCCTGTCCGGAGGCGAGCAGCAGATGCTGGCCATCGCCCGCGTGCTGCTGGGCCAGCCCGACCTGCTCCTGATCGATGAACCCACGGAAGGCCTGGCGCCCCTGATCATCAACGATTTGTTCGACGTCATGGCGCAGATCAAGGCGGGCGGGCAGTCCATCCTGCTGGTCGAACAGAACGTCTCGCGTGCGCTGACTCTGTGCGACCGGTTCTATGCCCTGGAACGCGGGCGGGTGGTGCTCAGCGGGCGCGCGGACCGGCCGGAGGACGTGCAGGCGCTGATGCGGGCGATCGCGGTGTGACGTTCTCCCGGCGTTCCAGCCAGATGGCGATTGCGGGATTCGGACGCGGTATCCGGCATCGGGCGGTCGCCGACCGCTACCACGCTGAATCTTGGAACGGCCGGCCTGCTAAGCCAACCGGCGCCAATGTCCGGTATTGGGACACACCGTAACCGGCGCGTCGTTCAGGCGGACTTGATCCTCGACGATTTTCGAGGCGGTCGACGGCGCGACGTTGAACCCGGTCCGCAGCGCCTGCCGCACACCCGGGTCTTCGATGGGGAGCTCCCAGGTCAGGAATACCTGCGTGTTGTCCCGATCGGGCGGAAAGTCGGCTTCATGGAAGCCGTCCCGATGGCGCGGGATGACACCGTGCGGCTGCGCGGTGTCGAAAATCACCGCTGTTCCACGCCGCAGGGGAATCCGGTGGCCGACGCCCGGAAAATGCAGGTCCAGGCCTTTGTCTTCGCTCAGGAATAGATTGCAGAAGGCCGCGCCGCCATATTGCGCGGCGTCGTGATGGTATCTGGCGCCGCGGCACGCCATGAGCGCGATCTCGCTGGCGGCGAGCACGCCGGGCAGTCCGCAGGCGGCGGCCCATTCCGCCATGGCTCGCACACAGCGGGCGTAGTCCGGCCAGCGCACTTGTGTTCGCGCCAGTGGCATGGCTTCCACGTCGCCAGGATCGAGCACCATGCGCGACGACGTTTCCCTTTCCCAGTCGGCAAGCACGCGTGCGGGGAGCGGGGGCACGTCGATGGCGCCCGACAGCACGATGCCGCTGACACCGCGGCTTTGCATGGCGTCGCCGCTCCGGTAGTAGGAGACCAGCCGCGTTGCGCCTGAATGTTCTCTATGAGGACTCATGAGGGCAGTGTAGCGACACGGGCGGATCAGCGTGATACAGTCGTCGAAAAAAATCTGGACGCGCGGACCAGGCGTGGCCGTATCGTCCGAACGATGTGCCCGCGGCGGTGGCCGGTCCGGCCGTCCGGCGCGCCATCGGCATATACCTACGGAGGAGACATGAAGATCGCGCGCATTACCGCCGTTCCGCTGTCGTACCGATTGCCGGAGGGCAAGACCGTCGTGATGGGCATAGGCAGCACGCTCAAACGCGACGCCATCGTGGTCCGGGTCGAAACGACGGAAGGCATAACCGGCTATGGCGAATCCCATCCGGGCCGCAGTCCCGGCGCCATCGTCAGCCTGATCCACAACACGCTCGCGCCTTTGCTGGAAGGGATGGACGCCACGGACGTCGTGGGCGTGTGGCAGCGGGTGCATCGCATGCAGCTGTCCAGCCATGGCTTGGGCGCCGGCGCGGCGCTGGCGCATTCGGGTATCGACATGGCGCTTTGGGACATACGCGGCAAGGCGGCCGGGATGCCCTTGTACGAACTCATGGGCGGCGCGCGGAAACGCATTCCGGCCTACGCGGGTGGCATCGCGCTGGGCTACCAGCCGCCGGAGTCCCTGGCCGAGGAAGCGCAGGGCTATGTGGAGCGGGGCTATCGCGCGATCAAGCTGCGCATCGGCGACAGTGTGGAAAACGACATCGCGCGGGTGCGCCACGTGCGCAAGGCGCTGGGCGACGGCATCGATATCCTGACGGATGCAAACACGGCGTATACCATCGCGCAAGCGCGGCGGGTCATGCCGGTGCTGGCCGACATCCAGGCGGGTTGGCTGGAAGAGCCCTTTGCCTGCAACGATTTCGCCTCTTACCGGCAGGCCGCCGCCATCACGCCCCTGGTGCCTATCGCCGCCGGTGAAAACCACTACACGCGCTTCGAGTTCGCCCAGATGCTGGAGGCCGGCGCGGTCCAGGTCTGGCAGCCCGACCTGTCCAAGACGGGCGGCGTGACCGAGGGCATGCGCATCGGCGCGATGGCGTCGGCCTTTCGCATTCCGGTCCACGTGCATTGTTCGGCGACCGGGCTCAATCATGCCGCGTGCCTGCATTTCCTGGCGGCGACCGAGAACGCCGGCTACTTCGAAGCCTGCGTGTCCGCGTTCAATCCCTTCCGCGACATGTTCGGCACCATCTTCGAGATTGGCGCCGACGGATGTGTCGAACCGCCGTCGGGCCCCGGCCTTGGCGTGGAAGTGGACGAGGATATTTTCAAGCGCTACCCCATCATCGATGGTCCGGGATATGTCGTGAAATTCTGAAAAAAATACAGGCCGCCAAGGCCCGAGGAGACAAGGATGAAATTGCTGCACGGTATTGCCGGTGCTGTCTGCCTTCTGTTGTCGCTATCGGCGCATGCGGCCGATCCCGCCGAGTCCTATCCTGACAAGCAGATACGCATCGTGGTGCCGTATCCGCCGGGGGGCTTCAACGATACGCTGGGCCGCACCGCGGCGGAGTACCTGGGCACCCGGTGGAAAACGACGGTGGTGGTGGACAACCGGCCGGGCGGCAATACCCTGATCGGCAACACGATCGTCGCGCGCGCGGCCCCGGACGGCTATACCTTGCTCGTGACGCCGTTGCCGTTTTCCGCGCTGCCGGGCCTGTACCAGGACAAGATGCCCTATGACGCCGTCAAGGACTTCACGCCGGTGATCTGGGCGGGCAGTACGCAGAACGCATTGGTGGTGCGCGCCGATTCGAAATACAAGACGGTGCAGGACGTGATCGACGATGCCCGCAAGCATCCGGGCAAGATCAACTATGCCTCCACGGGTTCGGGTTCGTCCAACCATTTGTCGATGGCGCTCTTCGATTCGATGACCGACATCAAGATGACCCATATCCCCTACAAGGGCAGCGCGCCCGCGGTGACGGCCTTGCTGGGCGG is from Bordetella bronchialis and encodes:
- a CDS encoding ABC transporter ATP-binding protein is translated as MSTTDRTAATGGPILQVDRLSVRFGALRAVDDVSLQVARGGITSLIGPNGAGKSTLFNLISGALRPTAGTVAFDGRDVTAWTPHALLRAGLARSFQITNLFFELPVAENLRLAAQVLDGGWNGLRPLSASRTAQARVEELLEEFGLQAKAADPAGALSHGEQRRLEIAVALACKPRLLLLDEPTQGMSHGDTQETAALIKRLAGDLTILLVEHDVGLVMDVSDHVIVLAQGRKLAEGRPSDVRADPAVQAAYFGEAAHA
- a CDS encoding ABC transporter substrate-binding protein, which encodes MNTTQRKLPVHLAAAMLLALGTQGALAQDSQPIRLGVVTPLSGTYAPIGAQVKMGLDLALAEINAAGGILGRKVELLYEDEEANPQVAVQKAEKLFQQSKVDFLTGTVNSGSTLAVGQVAERNNKLIATTVSFSDAITGDKCSPNVFRVNAKAGQQSVALAAWLAKEKPGASLFLLGPDYEMGRSTVAAFKAAAEQRGIKPVGDLFAPLDSKDYSSYFGQIRAARPQVFYTSTAGNDTVRLFSQMSEYGMNKNLTMVGVSGAVTAQNIKAIGKNAEGFVTGVGYSPEIDTPENKQFVEKFKSANKVLPDLYGADSYGVLYFYKAAVEKAQSTDTAKVRKAMEGLEWDTPQGRKTMRAADHQAIQDMYVVRIQNGDFTIVSKVDGKDAIDASVCKRW
- a CDS encoding AMP-binding protein, which translates into the protein MLDLGRTFLQSVERSPAAAAIVDGAVRRSYGEWYEDVRAAAAGLAGLGLRRGDHLMMVLRNRWEMATLHWACQFLGVIATPLNWRAKGDEIEYCVRDSGARAIAYEGVSAEAVGLSPAARALPGIVVGDDAGGGERPGLAFAEWLRGGAAAPGTLAPRASAEDISLMLYTSGTTGKPKGVPRRHRHERAAALAHVAQNTYRAGERTLGVMPLYHTMGVRSLLSMALVDGLFVCIPKYDPAAVLRAIQDEAISTLYLVPTLYHDILGHEDFARTDISSVKKIGFAGAPMHDALLQRLDAAFRPTLFANHYGSSEVYTCAINQDAPRKPGCAGRAGINTRIRVVRLDGAPSRASGPDDLAQPGEEGQIIADLAGDEAFEGYWNRPDADAKALRGGWYFTGDTGYIDPDGDLYVTGRVDDMIISGGENISPVEIESLLSLHPAVDEVAVVGLPDERWGQRVVAFVKRRQPVDAQALDDHCRQSDLVNFKRPRDYVFVQGIPKSPVGKILRRCLVAGEFERDPS
- a CDS encoding Bug family tripartite tricarboxylate transporter substrate binding protein; the protein is MKLLHGIAGAVCLLLSLSAHAADPAESYPDKQIRIVVPYPPGGFNDTLGRTAAEYLGTRWKTTVVVDNRPGGNTLIGNTIVARAAPDGYTLLVTPLPFSALPGLYQDKMPYDAVKDFTPVIWAGSTQNALVVRADSKYKTVQDVIDDARKHPGKINYASTGSGSSNHLSMALFDSMTDIKMTHIPYKGSAPAVTALLGGDTDMLFDNVPNVYPQIQAGKLRALATTGLKRSPMLPDIPTVDESGVRGYEVTVWFGIQAPAGTPKPIVTKLNQELGRMLQDPEVRERFAKQGVQPVGGTPEQFARQVASEIKKWGELIQRADIKIQ
- a CDS encoding enoyl-CoA hydratase/isomerase family protein, whose translation is MSTLKHPAHHLLADLDGFRVEIDESRQRADIVLARPPFNIISMPQRDQLRLVFEALDEDDAVRVIVLRAEGDNFSSGGDIKGFLAASPEHVSRLAWNIAAPARCSKPVIAANRGYCFGVGFEISLACDFRIASETTLYALPEQKLGQIPGSGGSARLQKMVGITRTKDVVMRSRRIPGKQAYDWGIATECVPDAELEAATDRLVEELVGFSPLAQRTAKKLLNDTEDSTLSVAIELEGHCYSRLRSSDDFREGVQAFHGKRAPVFKGS
- a CDS encoding FAD binding domain-containing protein — translated: MKPPVFDYRRCDTVDEALALLDEYGEDARVLAGGQSLMAVLNMRLAQPRVLVDISRVKSLAYARPGNGFLAIGASATQASVEWRATLADEVPLLALAFPKISHFQIRNRGTVCGSVAHADPSAELPLALAALGGKVGLRSRKGRRELEAEAFFQGMLTTARRHDELVEDVHYPLHRPGTRYAFAEVSRRHGDFAIVACAAVASEREIRLAVGGVADRPRVLTLPRLPSGELAAAINDFAWQLDAQDDPHASAVYRRHLVRNLGRRVIEEATR
- a CDS encoding branched-chain amino acid ABC transporter permease, which gives rise to MADTIALPRAANQRTRMRPGLAMAFVALALAGGLAGWLTDNVFYLRLATEALIFGGLAMAVDLLLGIAGLLSLGQALFFGFGAYLAGLLLRDAAFSFWPMLGVVAASGALAGLVAGVIAIRARGVYFALITFGLAQIAAKAVYNIQALGASDGLMGVPVVAVGMGPWDIPASDPLGFFLVVLAIVMIMYGVLSYLLNTPFGRNMQALRANPQRLSFLGFDPWRYKLAAFVIAAVLAAVAGALYPVLRGFASPELLYFQTSGNAVITVVLGGVGSLIGALYGSVILFGLKSIIGTYTEHHLIVIGLLFMIAVIFFPAGLVGALRRRK
- a CDS encoding ABC transporter ATP-binding protein; protein product: MLELRDVHVHYGLSHVLQGLTLEVGPGEVVGLFGRNGVGKTTTVKTVAGWTAPSGGDIRFRGASLAGLPSDRICRRGIGLVPEDRRIFPGLTTEENLAMGFMQCARLGRTEARARLARIYERFPRLAERRAQPGTTLSGGEQQMLAIARVLLGQPDLLLIDEPTEGLAPLIINDLFDVMAQIKAGGQSILLVEQNVSRALTLCDRFYALERGRVVLSGRADRPEDVQALMRAIAV
- a CDS encoding branched-chain amino acid ABC transporter permease, which gives rise to MNALFESLQFVYAPQVVNGLSLGVAVILMALGLTIIFGLLDVINMAHGEFYALGAYLGMSLLAIGVDFWAALVLVPLVMLPIGYLTERALIQRVFHHKDRHILTLLLTFGMAIVLEDLFKLAYGPNPLRPDAPIAGATELFGMIFPTYRLFLMAVGVAIVGAVWWVVYRTRLGAMVRAAAYDRHMAASLGIPVLRVYAATFAFGVALAGLAGVLLAPVYSVFPTMGKDFILMAFSVVIVGGLGSIKGAIIAGLLLTQVQALSSLYISPVWSDPLLFGIMVLVLMFRPQGLFGRLGHG
- a CDS encoding mandelate racemase/muconate lactonizing enzyme family protein gives rise to the protein MKIARITAVPLSYRLPEGKTVVMGIGSTLKRDAIVVRVETTEGITGYGESHPGRSPGAIVSLIHNTLAPLLEGMDATDVVGVWQRVHRMQLSSHGLGAGAALAHSGIDMALWDIRGKAAGMPLYELMGGARKRIPAYAGGIALGYQPPESLAEEAQGYVERGYRAIKLRIGDSVENDIARVRHVRKALGDGIDILTDANTAYTIAQARRVMPVLADIQAGWLEEPFACNDFASYRQAAAITPLVPIAAGENHYTRFEFAQMLEAGAVQVWQPDLSKTGGVTEGMRIGAMASAFRIPVHVHCSATGLNHAACLHFLAATENAGYFEACVSAFNPFRDMFGTIFEIGADGCVEPPSGPGLGVEVDEDIFKRYPIIDGPGYVVKF
- a CDS encoding (2Fe-2S)-binding protein; the protein is MKVLDRGQREYIVISLNGKRRTGACDNRTLLADFIRHELGATGTHVGCEHGVCGACTVQVEGVAVRSCMMLAVQAEGLRVDTVEGLARDQEAETGMSDLQAAFKRHHALQCGFCTAGILMTCKDFLSRVPDPTEQQVRETLSGHLCRCTGYTNIVHAVLETARERLIKKNPGGDEADA